Proteins encoded in a region of the Buteo buteo chromosome 11, bButBut1.hap1.1, whole genome shotgun sequence genome:
- the TCTN2 gene encoding tectonic-2 isoform X1, with the protein MEAAFLGALLLLAAPCPGQRAWDPGGWRASGAAINGSLLVVFQPSFIHMSGSTVNSFFLGNSSGVNFSVILSPIDEETGKLQLANCSGSKRAGDWNLNVTPGMNTSKVTVSLTRDLQLCLPNVTDCCTAPLCVVETLQVLACRDSVMLAHLLIQAEIYANSSFTGNVSENATIIPNQVFQPLGSCPCDLTAGACDVRCCCDPECTQDLKQLFNESCFTGVFGGDVNPPFDQLCSSQSMEYTPDWFPFLCVQSSLNNTPFLGYFYHGSTSTPKVPSFKIPLQTSPGKLFTGYGQGDPIMTEENEYFTIPQRSMAGQCVGNAPVAYLQNFDVKCLTNLASYRQGLPHDVRINSGTGDFIQQNVIYRTITDMGKFITGSESLHTAESLCQNVTFAEHYTFIWKDKSIERINVTVFLGSLCDGEILTQRFTVKFLSLKSTNAAELFGNPGYQVGKPVRAANMNASDTFGSLNIWQPAGRGLCMSATYTPVLFGLDLFSGCILEVGINEDCSLLRGNVTEKLNSLIRATHIGKRDNSSYSDLNDWVEIIRLDPFNSDINVSTGSLKGICPDIPANLNIRIIFADVGAVQGIPQQEILAVQISYSTVIWQFQCGLICENSISFLPITASVQFIKVPAQPPIPMTRFQINYTEFDCNRNDVCWPQLFYPLTRFYTGEPYSQCLAKGLSLAFLVLLAAIMSNPWFSKLWSSSLV; encoded by the exons ATGGAGGCTGCTTTCCTCGgggcgctgctgctgctggcggcACCCTGCCCCGGACAGCGGGCTTGGGACCCCGGTGGGTGGAGGGCGTCAGGGGCCGCCATAAATGGCAGCCTCCTGGTGG tctttcagCCTTCATTTATCCATATGTCAGGGTCCACAGTAAATTCGTTTTTTCTTGGAAATTCTTCAGGagttaatttttctgtaattttaagtCCTATAGATGAAGAGACAG GAAAATTGCAGCTTGCAAATTGCAGTGGAAGTAAAAGAGCTGGTGATTGGAATTTGAATGTAACTCCTGGTATG AACACTTCCAAAGTGACTGTAAGCTTGACTAGAGATCTGCAGTTGTGTTTGCCGAATGTCACTGACTGCTGCACAGCACCTCTCTGCGTGGTTGAAACACTTCAGGTTTTAGCTTGCCGTGATTCAGTGATGTTGGCGCATCTCCTGATTCAAGCTGAAATATATGCCAACTCTTCCTTTACAGGAAATGTGTCAG aaaatgcaacTATCATCCCAAACCAGGTGTTTCAGCCCTTGGGCTCTTGTCCTTGTGACTTGACAGCTGGAGCATGTGACGTTCGTTGTTGCTGTGATCCG GAGTGTACACAAGACTTGAAGCAGTTATTCAATGAATCGTGTTTCACTGGGGTGTTTGGTGGGGATGTAAACCCACCTTTTGATCAGCTGTGCTCTTCTCAGTCAATGGAATATACCCCTGATTGGTTTCCCTTCCTTTGTGTACAGTCTTCTCTTAACAACACACCATTTCTTGGCTACTTTTACCATGGCTCTAC TTCTACACCCAAAGTTCCTTCATTTAAGATCCCTTTACAAACTTCTCCTGGGAAACTTTTCACTGGTTACGGACAAGGAGATCCAAttatgacagaagaaaatgagtattttacCATCCCCCAG CGATCCATGGCTGGACAGTGTGTTGGAAATGCCCCTGTAGCGTATCTCCAGAACTTTGATGTCAAATGCCTTACCAATCTAGCATCTTACAGGCAAGGACTGCCCCATGATGTCCGGATAAACAGTGGTACTGGAG ACTTCATCCAACAAAATGTCATCTATAGGACCATCACCGACATGGGCAAATTCATCACTGGAAGTG AAAGCCTTCATACTGCTGAGAGTCTATGTCAAAATGTAACTTTTGCAGAGCATTATACGTTTATTTGGAAAGACAAGAGCATAGAGCGAATAAATGTCACAGTCTTCCTCGGAAGTTTGTGTGATGGAG AAATACTGACGCAGAGATTCACAGTCAAATTTCTAAGTTTAAAGAGTACTAATGCAGCAGAACTGTTTGGGAATCCAG GTTATCAAGTTGGAAAACCAGTGAGAGCTGCAAATATGAATGCTTCTGATACTTTTGGAAGCCTAAACATTTGGCAGCCAG cTGGCAGAGGTTTATGTATGTCGGCAACTTATACACCAGTTTTATTTGGACTAGATTTGTTCTCTGGGTGCATTCTAGAAGTTGGTATTAATGAAGATTGCAGCCTTTTAAG AGGAAATGTAACTGAGAAATTGAATTCATTAATACGAGCTACTCACATTGGAAAGAGGGACAATTCAAGTTACAGTGATCTAAATGACTGGGTGGAAATTATAC GTCTTGATCCTTTTAATTCTGATATCAATGTGAGCACTGGAAGCTTAAAAGGCATTTGTCCAGATATTCCTGCAAATCTGAATATTCGCATAATCTTTGCTGATGTGGGTGCAGTACAAGGGATTCCCCAGCAAGAGATTCTTGCTGTGCAGATCAG TTACTCAACAGTCATATGGCAATTCCAGTGCGGGCTTATCTGTGAAAACAGCATCAGCTTTCTTCCCATCACTGCTTCTGTTCAGTTTATTAAAGTGCCAGCTCAGCCACCCATTCCAATGACAAG atttcAGATTAATTATACAGAATTCGACTGCAATCGAAATGATGTGTGCTGGCCACAACTTTTTTATCCATTGACACGGTTTTATACAG gagaACCATATTCCCAGTGTCTTGCAAAAGGCCTGTCATTGgcatttcttgttttacttgCAGCAATTATGAGTAACCCTTGGTTTTCTAAATTATGGAGTAGTTCCTTGGTTTAA
- the TCTN2 gene encoding tectonic-2 isoform X3: MEAAFLGALLLLAAPCPGQRAWDPGKLQLANCSGSKRAGDWNLNVTPGMNTSKVTVSLTRDLQLCLPNVTDCCTAPLCVVETLQVLACRDSVMLAHLLIQAEIYANSSFTGNVSENATIIPNQVFQPLGSCPCDLTAGACDVRCCCDPECTQDLKQLFNESCFTGVFGGDVNPPFDQLCSSQSMEYTPDWFPFLCVQSSLNNTPFLGYFYHGSTSTPKVPSFKIPLQTSPGKLFTGYGQGDPIMTEENEYFTIPQRSMAGQCVGNAPVAYLQNFDVKCLTNLASYRQGLPHDVRINSGTGDFIQQNVIYRTITDMGKFITGSESLHTAESLCQNVTFAEHYTFIWKDKSIERINVTVFLGSLCDGEILTQRFTVKFLSLKSTNAAELFGNPGYQVGKPVRAANMNASDTFGSLNIWQPAGRGLCMSATYTPVLFGLDLFSGCILEVGINEDCSLLRGNVTEKLNSLIRATHIGKRDNSSYSDLNDWVEIIRLDPFNSDINVSTGSLKGICPDIPANLNIRIIFADVGAVQGIPQQEILAVQISYSTVIWQFQCGLICENSISFLPITASVQFIKVPAQPPIPMTRFQINYTEFDCNRNDVCWPQLFYPLTRFYTGEPYSQCLAKGLSLAFLVLLAAIMSNPWFSKLWSSSLV, translated from the exons ATGGAGGCTGCTTTCCTCGgggcgctgctgctgctggcggcACCCTGCCCCGGACAGCGGGCTTGGGACCCCG GAAAATTGCAGCTTGCAAATTGCAGTGGAAGTAAAAGAGCTGGTGATTGGAATTTGAATGTAACTCCTGGTATG AACACTTCCAAAGTGACTGTAAGCTTGACTAGAGATCTGCAGTTGTGTTTGCCGAATGTCACTGACTGCTGCACAGCACCTCTCTGCGTGGTTGAAACACTTCAGGTTTTAGCTTGCCGTGATTCAGTGATGTTGGCGCATCTCCTGATTCAAGCTGAAATATATGCCAACTCTTCCTTTACAGGAAATGTGTCAG aaaatgcaacTATCATCCCAAACCAGGTGTTTCAGCCCTTGGGCTCTTGTCCTTGTGACTTGACAGCTGGAGCATGTGACGTTCGTTGTTGCTGTGATCCG GAGTGTACACAAGACTTGAAGCAGTTATTCAATGAATCGTGTTTCACTGGGGTGTTTGGTGGGGATGTAAACCCACCTTTTGATCAGCTGTGCTCTTCTCAGTCAATGGAATATACCCCTGATTGGTTTCCCTTCCTTTGTGTACAGTCTTCTCTTAACAACACACCATTTCTTGGCTACTTTTACCATGGCTCTAC TTCTACACCCAAAGTTCCTTCATTTAAGATCCCTTTACAAACTTCTCCTGGGAAACTTTTCACTGGTTACGGACAAGGAGATCCAAttatgacagaagaaaatgagtattttacCATCCCCCAG CGATCCATGGCTGGACAGTGTGTTGGAAATGCCCCTGTAGCGTATCTCCAGAACTTTGATGTCAAATGCCTTACCAATCTAGCATCTTACAGGCAAGGACTGCCCCATGATGTCCGGATAAACAGTGGTACTGGAG ACTTCATCCAACAAAATGTCATCTATAGGACCATCACCGACATGGGCAAATTCATCACTGGAAGTG AAAGCCTTCATACTGCTGAGAGTCTATGTCAAAATGTAACTTTTGCAGAGCATTATACGTTTATTTGGAAAGACAAGAGCATAGAGCGAATAAATGTCACAGTCTTCCTCGGAAGTTTGTGTGATGGAG AAATACTGACGCAGAGATTCACAGTCAAATTTCTAAGTTTAAAGAGTACTAATGCAGCAGAACTGTTTGGGAATCCAG GTTATCAAGTTGGAAAACCAGTGAGAGCTGCAAATATGAATGCTTCTGATACTTTTGGAAGCCTAAACATTTGGCAGCCAG cTGGCAGAGGTTTATGTATGTCGGCAACTTATACACCAGTTTTATTTGGACTAGATTTGTTCTCTGGGTGCATTCTAGAAGTTGGTATTAATGAAGATTGCAGCCTTTTAAG AGGAAATGTAACTGAGAAATTGAATTCATTAATACGAGCTACTCACATTGGAAAGAGGGACAATTCAAGTTACAGTGATCTAAATGACTGGGTGGAAATTATAC GTCTTGATCCTTTTAATTCTGATATCAATGTGAGCACTGGAAGCTTAAAAGGCATTTGTCCAGATATTCCTGCAAATCTGAATATTCGCATAATCTTTGCTGATGTGGGTGCAGTACAAGGGATTCCCCAGCAAGAGATTCTTGCTGTGCAGATCAG TTACTCAACAGTCATATGGCAATTCCAGTGCGGGCTTATCTGTGAAAACAGCATCAGCTTTCTTCCCATCACTGCTTCTGTTCAGTTTATTAAAGTGCCAGCTCAGCCACCCATTCCAATGACAAG atttcAGATTAATTATACAGAATTCGACTGCAATCGAAATGATGTGTGCTGGCCACAACTTTTTTATCCATTGACACGGTTTTATACAG gagaACCATATTCCCAGTGTCTTGCAAAAGGCCTGTCATTGgcatttcttgttttacttgCAGCAATTATGAGTAACCCTTGGTTTTCTAAATTATGGAGTAGTTCCTTGGTTTAA
- the TCTN2 gene encoding tectonic-2 isoform X2 — MEAAFLGALLLLAAPCPGQRAWDPVFQPSFIHMSGSTVNSFFLGNSSGVNFSVILSPIDEETGKLQLANCSGSKRAGDWNLNVTPGMNTSKVTVSLTRDLQLCLPNVTDCCTAPLCVVETLQVLACRDSVMLAHLLIQAEIYANSSFTGNVSENATIIPNQVFQPLGSCPCDLTAGACDVRCCCDPECTQDLKQLFNESCFTGVFGGDVNPPFDQLCSSQSMEYTPDWFPFLCVQSSLNNTPFLGYFYHGSTSTPKVPSFKIPLQTSPGKLFTGYGQGDPIMTEENEYFTIPQRSMAGQCVGNAPVAYLQNFDVKCLTNLASYRQGLPHDVRINSGTGDFIQQNVIYRTITDMGKFITGSESLHTAESLCQNVTFAEHYTFIWKDKSIERINVTVFLGSLCDGEILTQRFTVKFLSLKSTNAAELFGNPGYQVGKPVRAANMNASDTFGSLNIWQPAGRGLCMSATYTPVLFGLDLFSGCILEVGINEDCSLLRGNVTEKLNSLIRATHIGKRDNSSYSDLNDWVEIIRLDPFNSDINVSTGSLKGICPDIPANLNIRIIFADVGAVQGIPQQEILAVQISYSTVIWQFQCGLICENSISFLPITASVQFIKVPAQPPIPMTRFQINYTEFDCNRNDVCWPQLFYPLTRFYTGEPYSQCLAKGLSLAFLVLLAAIMSNPWFSKLWSSSLV; from the exons ATGGAGGCTGCTTTCCTCGgggcgctgctgctgctggcggcACCCTGCCCCGGACAGCGGGCTTGGGACCCCG tctttcagCCTTCATTTATCCATATGTCAGGGTCCACAGTAAATTCGTTTTTTCTTGGAAATTCTTCAGGagttaatttttctgtaattttaagtCCTATAGATGAAGAGACAG GAAAATTGCAGCTTGCAAATTGCAGTGGAAGTAAAAGAGCTGGTGATTGGAATTTGAATGTAACTCCTGGTATG AACACTTCCAAAGTGACTGTAAGCTTGACTAGAGATCTGCAGTTGTGTTTGCCGAATGTCACTGACTGCTGCACAGCACCTCTCTGCGTGGTTGAAACACTTCAGGTTTTAGCTTGCCGTGATTCAGTGATGTTGGCGCATCTCCTGATTCAAGCTGAAATATATGCCAACTCTTCCTTTACAGGAAATGTGTCAG aaaatgcaacTATCATCCCAAACCAGGTGTTTCAGCCCTTGGGCTCTTGTCCTTGTGACTTGACAGCTGGAGCATGTGACGTTCGTTGTTGCTGTGATCCG GAGTGTACACAAGACTTGAAGCAGTTATTCAATGAATCGTGTTTCACTGGGGTGTTTGGTGGGGATGTAAACCCACCTTTTGATCAGCTGTGCTCTTCTCAGTCAATGGAATATACCCCTGATTGGTTTCCCTTCCTTTGTGTACAGTCTTCTCTTAACAACACACCATTTCTTGGCTACTTTTACCATGGCTCTAC TTCTACACCCAAAGTTCCTTCATTTAAGATCCCTTTACAAACTTCTCCTGGGAAACTTTTCACTGGTTACGGACAAGGAGATCCAAttatgacagaagaaaatgagtattttacCATCCCCCAG CGATCCATGGCTGGACAGTGTGTTGGAAATGCCCCTGTAGCGTATCTCCAGAACTTTGATGTCAAATGCCTTACCAATCTAGCATCTTACAGGCAAGGACTGCCCCATGATGTCCGGATAAACAGTGGTACTGGAG ACTTCATCCAACAAAATGTCATCTATAGGACCATCACCGACATGGGCAAATTCATCACTGGAAGTG AAAGCCTTCATACTGCTGAGAGTCTATGTCAAAATGTAACTTTTGCAGAGCATTATACGTTTATTTGGAAAGACAAGAGCATAGAGCGAATAAATGTCACAGTCTTCCTCGGAAGTTTGTGTGATGGAG AAATACTGACGCAGAGATTCACAGTCAAATTTCTAAGTTTAAAGAGTACTAATGCAGCAGAACTGTTTGGGAATCCAG GTTATCAAGTTGGAAAACCAGTGAGAGCTGCAAATATGAATGCTTCTGATACTTTTGGAAGCCTAAACATTTGGCAGCCAG cTGGCAGAGGTTTATGTATGTCGGCAACTTATACACCAGTTTTATTTGGACTAGATTTGTTCTCTGGGTGCATTCTAGAAGTTGGTATTAATGAAGATTGCAGCCTTTTAAG AGGAAATGTAACTGAGAAATTGAATTCATTAATACGAGCTACTCACATTGGAAAGAGGGACAATTCAAGTTACAGTGATCTAAATGACTGGGTGGAAATTATAC GTCTTGATCCTTTTAATTCTGATATCAATGTGAGCACTGGAAGCTTAAAAGGCATTTGTCCAGATATTCCTGCAAATCTGAATATTCGCATAATCTTTGCTGATGTGGGTGCAGTACAAGGGATTCCCCAGCAAGAGATTCTTGCTGTGCAGATCAG TTACTCAACAGTCATATGGCAATTCCAGTGCGGGCTTATCTGTGAAAACAGCATCAGCTTTCTTCCCATCACTGCTTCTGTTCAGTTTATTAAAGTGCCAGCTCAGCCACCCATTCCAATGACAAG atttcAGATTAATTATACAGAATTCGACTGCAATCGAAATGATGTGTGCTGGCCACAACTTTTTTATCCATTGACACGGTTTTATACAG gagaACCATATTCCCAGTGTCTTGCAAAAGGCCTGTCATTGgcatttcttgttttacttgCAGCAATTATGAGTAACCCTTGGTTTTCTAAATTATGGAGTAGTTCCTTGGTTTAA